The DNA sequence ACGATTTATCCAGCATTTGTAAACCCAAACTCTTATTGCATACATTATTATCCATGTTTCTGCTTACATAAGCTCCTTAAATTAACTAAAAATAAACTGAAAGGAGTTGATAAAGATGGGTCGTGCGCATAATCAAAAAGCAAGAGATAAAAATCAAGGTAAATTGCCGCAAACACCTAGAAAAGATATTAACACTGATGATTCTGATTTAGAGTTAGCGAAAGAATTAGATGACCGGTATGAACTTAAAGCTAGACAGGGATTTGGTCCATTAGAGCTTAAACGAAAAGAATAGACTAAGTACTAAAGGACTTACTGCTCAAAAAGGAGACGGAACGGAACGTAACTAGCTAAAATACATGCACTGGCTCCACTCGCCACAAAGCAAGTTGTGAGAAACCCACTCACAATTTGTTTTAAAAGAAGGTGGCGGTTCCGCTCGTTGTTTAAGAGGGTGTGACAAAAGGTTTAACAACCTTTCGTTCCACCCTCTTACTATTACTTATTTTTTAGTCGTTCAAGTGAATCCCAAATGCCCCATAAATACATAATTCCAAGTCCCCTGTCATACAAACCATACCCTGGTCTACACACTTCGTCCCATATATGTCTTCCGTGGTCTGGTCTTGCATACCCAGTAAAGCCTGTATCATGATAGGCTTTCATGATCTCAAATATATCAACTGTCCCATCCTGTGTTCTATGAGACGTTTCAATGAAATCTCCATTTTCATACACGCGAACATTGCGAATATGAGCAAATGGGATTCGGTCTGAAAACTCTCGCACCATATCTGCTACATCATTTTCAGGATTTGACCCTAATGAGCCACTGCATAGTGTAATTCCGTTATATGGATTATCAACAAGCTTTAAAATTCGAGCGATGTTCTCTTTGTTAATGACAATTCGCGGCAATCCGAAAATTGGATATGGCGGGTCGTCAGGGTGAATACCCATTTTAATATTATGCTTTTCGGCAACTGGGATAATCTCTTCTAAAAAGTATTGTAGGTTATTCCATAAATCTTCTGTTGAAACGTCTTTGTACGCTTCAAATAATAAGGTGAGATGAGCTAAACGCTCTGGCTCCCATCCAGGTAACGTCATATCAGAGTTTTCACTTATTTTTTTCACTAAGTCTAGTGGGTCAATATCTTTAATCTTAGACCCTTCATAGAAAAGTGCCGTTGAGCCGTCCTCAAGCTCTTTAAATAAATCAGTCCGTAACCAATCAAACACAGGCATAAAGTTATAACAAATGACCTTTACCCCAACTTGAGCTAATTTTTCGATTGTTTTTTTATAGTTTTCTATGTATGTATCACGTGAAGGTAATCCTA is a window from the Bacillus alkalicellulosilyticus genome containing:
- the uxuA gene encoding mannonate dehydratase; the encoded protein is MRMVFRWFGEGNDTVSLKHIGQIPGVEGIVWALHDVPAGEEWPMEKIQEVKEQADKYNLNIDVVESVNVHEDIKLGLPSRDTYIENYKKTIEKLAQVGVKVICYNFMPVFDWLRTDLFKELEDGSTALFYEGSKIKDIDPLDLVKKISENSDMTLPGWEPERLAHLTLLFEAYKDVSTEDLWNNLQYFLEEIIPVAEKHNIKMGIHPDDPPYPIFGLPRIVINKENIARILKLVDNPYNGITLCSGSLGSNPENDVADMVREFSDRIPFAHIRNVRVYENGDFIETSHRTQDGTVDIFEIMKAYHDTGFTGYARPDHGRHIWDEVCRPGYGLYDRGLGIMYLWGIWDSLERLKNK
- a CDS encoding YfhD family protein — encoded protein: MGRAHNQKARDKNQGKLPQTPRKDINTDDSDLELAKELDDRYELKARQGFGPLELKRKE